A region of Penaeus chinensis breed Huanghai No. 1 chromosome 38, ASM1920278v2, whole genome shotgun sequence DNA encodes the following proteins:
- the LOC125045962 gene encoding uncharacterized protein LOC125045962 has protein sequence MVSKDYLQFDVKVKETWIPYRVSVSGERVELRDMTSDEHIAQGSKNIDGDDVSFFFESENEMYWSFGCGAADESLLWLSALFSGILVACVIMVIVISLLIYRRVSSSSPTHPNMESADFESVFIASSQYPQDDGESGAGRNIFSHATTPMAPDQDARSKAVRQGGSSEGLQTAHEPQCRTKCPTPINQPAGPIGTQSHVEGRETSGNNTSSSWKSQEEGSVEMNGDENEASKTEQSRIPRRRNGDQNRRSKRRTAEQGPRTPSHDEKHKLPDGEDAGTNAAPQGPQQALQSARQKKIDRIPVEIIRELSANKSVFLKETSSPAIRNTPEKDSQGTKHGKRDKKEDDISPHRGKAETKALKPSCSGHALAIQGNPLFREYGSGLIIHGTGNPVVGRANMGIQGSLPKGIFQQQGATIAVARGRPGYVHQHPVYIGYDTPTGLRPVTTLPGNYRKHNRTHQPATDLEIRRVMSHHRISEAAHIAHVTPTLTPMSLAIPHAALKTSPRLLPCYSPIVLSPARMRPRNRLSTTPSPRPRGGSRAEEGGGADEKGGAEILYDQLASDSE, from the exons ATGGTGTCGAAGGATTATCTTCAGTTCGATGTCAAAGTGAAAGAAACCTGGATACCGTATCGTGTGTCTGTATCTGGAGAAAGAGTTGAACTGCGAGATATGACGTCTGACGAGCACATTGCGCAAGGGTCGAAAAATATTGATGGAGACGACGTGTCCTTCTTCTTTGAATCTGAAAACGAAATGTACTGGAGCTTTGGCTGTGGTGCCGCGG ATGAATCTTTATTGTGGTTGAGTGCTCTCTTCTCCGGAATTTTGGTCGCTTGCGTCATAATGGTTATCGTTATTTCTCTTTTAATTTACCGTCGGGTTTCATCTTCGTCCCCGACTCATCCCAACATGGAAAGTGCAGATTTTGAGTCCGTTTTCATTGCTTCGTCACAGTATCCCCAAGATGATGGCGAGAGCGGAGCAGGCAGAAATATCTTTTCACATGCAACAACACCAATGGCGCCTGATCAGGATGCCCGAAGCAAAGCTGTGCGCCAGGGAGGCTCGAGCGAAGGACTACAGACCGCACACGAACCCCAATGTAGAACCAAATGTCCCACACCAATAAACCAACCGGCTGGTCCAATCGGTACACAGTCCCATGTGGAGGGCCGTGAAACAAGCGGAAATAATACGAGTTCATCTTGGAAGAGTCAAGAAGAAGGAAGCGTGGAAATGAATGGAGACGAAAACGAAGCCAGCAAAACAGAACAGTCAAGAATTCCCAGACGTCGGAACGGAGATCAGAACAGACGGAGCAAGAGGCGAACAGCAGAGCAAGGGCCAAGGACGCCATCCCATGATGAAAAACACAAGCTCCCGGACGGTGAGGACGCGGGCACTAATGCTGCACCGCAAGGCCCGCAACAGGCACTTCAGAGTGCCAGACAGAAGAAAATTGATCGGATTCCTGTGGAAATAATAAGAGAACTGTCCGCAAACAAATCAGTTTTCCTGAAAGAGACATCATCGCCCGCTATCAGGAATACGCCCGAGAAAGATTCACAGGGGACGAAGCAtgggaaaagagacaaaaaggaagatGATATTTCCCCTCACAGAGGTAAAGCTGAAACGAAGGCTTTAAAACCCAGTTGTAGCGGACATGCACTGGCGATACAAGGAAATCCTCTGTTCAGGGAGTATGGCAGTGGCTTAATTATACACGGAACGGGAAACCCAGTTGTAGGGCGCGCCAACATGGGGATACAAGGATCACTCCCCAAAGGCATCTTTCAGCAACAGGGAGCCACCATAGCAGTAGCAAGAGGACGGCCAGGATACGTCCACCAGCACCCCGTGTACATCGGCTACGACACTCCCACAGGCCTCAGACCCGTCACCACACTCCCGGGAAACTACAGGAAACACAACCGGACCCACCAGCCCGCCACAGACCTCGAGATCCGCCGAGTCATGAGCCACCATAGGATCAGCGAGGCCGCCCACATCGCCCACGTTACGCCTACGCTCACGCCCATGTCCCTGGCGATTCCCCACGCGGCATTGAAGACTTCCCCAAGGCTTCTTCCGTGTTATTCCCCCATCGTGTTGAGTCCAGCTAGGATGAGACCGAGGAACAGACTGTCCACCACCCCTTCGCCGAGGCCTCGCGGGGGGAGCCgggcggaggaagggggcggggcggaTGAAAAGGGCGGGGCTGAAATCCTGTATGATCAACTGGCGTCTGACAGTGAGTAG